In Streptomyces canus, one DNA window encodes the following:
- a CDS encoding ABC transporter substrate-binding protein codes for MPRRRLFRAAEAALAVLLLTVGTACGSRLPESDFEHRERATPAQDDTPIRVGIVTSATSPVGGSAFTGPRDGAKAYFERLNARGGVDGRRIEVRECDDGGSGVGNNTCVHRLIDEDKVVALVATTALDYAGASRVSHARVPDIGGQPLGAAYDTWPHLYGIYGSLAPRRGTTGWGGKQYGGTEVYRYFKREHGARTAAVVSYNQAASAAYARLVEQGLKAEGYKVVTEQVDFALPNFRAVAADLKDQGADLVFDAVDSHGNAQLCEAMDAAGVEVTAKVTNVQNWTSTVPHDYKDAPRCRNALWATGASRNYEDTDHAAVREFREATKSLETHSQWQLEGWAAAMWFTDAATSCAEAQGITRACVDAYMNRSRDHTADGLLVPVTFEHLAEPPKSRRTCLSVARWEDGRGWVSQGEMDHTCFDVPQLAYRQ; via the coding sequence CTGCTGAGGCCGCCCTCGCGGTCCTGCTGCTCACGGTGGGCACGGCGTGCGGCAGCCGGCTGCCGGAGAGCGACTTCGAGCACCGGGAGCGGGCGACCCCCGCCCAGGACGACACCCCGATCCGGGTCGGCATCGTCACCAGTGCCACCAGTCCGGTCGGCGGCAGCGCCTTCACCGGCCCGCGCGACGGTGCCAAGGCGTACTTCGAGCGCCTCAACGCGCGCGGGGGCGTCGACGGCCGCCGGATCGAGGTGCGCGAGTGCGACGACGGCGGCAGCGGGGTCGGCAACAACACCTGTGTGCACCGGCTGATCGACGAGGACAAGGTGGTCGCCCTGGTCGCGACCACCGCCCTCGACTACGCCGGCGCCTCCCGCGTCTCCCACGCGCGCGTGCCCGACATCGGAGGCCAGCCCCTCGGCGCCGCCTACGACACCTGGCCGCACCTCTACGGCATCTACGGCAGCCTCGCGCCCCGGCGCGGCACGACCGGCTGGGGCGGAAAGCAGTACGGCGGCACCGAGGTCTACCGCTATTTCAAGCGCGAGCACGGGGCCCGTACGGCGGCTGTCGTGTCGTACAACCAGGCCGCGTCCGCCGCCTACGCCCGGCTCGTCGAGCAGGGGCTGAAAGCCGAGGGGTACAAGGTCGTCACCGAGCAGGTCGACTTCGCGCTGCCCAACTTCCGTGCCGTGGCGGCCGACCTGAAGGATCAGGGCGCCGACCTGGTCTTCGACGCCGTCGACAGCCATGGCAACGCCCAGCTGTGCGAGGCGATGGACGCGGCGGGCGTCGAGGTCACCGCCAAGGTCACCAACGTCCAGAACTGGACCTCGACCGTCCCGCACGACTACAAGGACGCCCCGCGGTGCCGCAACGCCCTGTGGGCGACCGGGGCCAGCCGCAACTACGAGGACACGGACCACGCGGCCGTACGGGAGTTCAGGGAGGCCACGAAGAGCCTCGAGACGCACTCCCAGTGGCAGTTGGAGGGCTGGGCGGCCGCGATGTGGTTCACGGACGCCGCGACATCATGCGCTGAGGCCCAAGGCATCACGCGCGCGTGTGTCGACGCCTACATGAACCGCAGCCGGGACCACACCGCGGACGGCCTCCTCGTCCCTGTCACCTTCGAGCACCTCGCCGAGCCGCCGAAGTCCCGCCGGACCTGCCTGTCGGTGGCCCGCTGGGAGGACGGGCGGGGTTGGGTCTCCCAGGGCGAGATGGACCACACCTGCTTCGACGTTCCGCAACTGGCCTATCGACAATGA
- a CDS encoding epoxide hydrolase family protein → MADNSATTETREIRPFRIDIPQARLDDLHTRLDLTRWPDELPDAGWEYGASLPYLRDLAAYWRGAYDWRKHEAALNELPQFVTEIDGTQVYFLHVRSSRPDALPLILTHGWPGSIVEFLGVIGSLSEDFHLVIPSIPGFGFSGPTRDKGWNVNRVARAWAELMRRLGYERYGAQGGDLGALISPALARVAPESVAGVHVNAASVGFIPLGPVDEEAQQGLTARERQSLASIAEFTTDGFGYNALQSTRPQTLSYALTDSPVGQLAWIMEKFQAWTHSSATLPEDAIDRDTLLTNVMLYWLTGTAGSAARMYYENSHVPDWFPTATSGVPTAVANFGEDVAIRRWAEQANTLVRWTEFDRGGHFAALEVPELLAGDVREFFGSLR, encoded by the coding sequence ATGGCAGACAACAGCGCGACCACAGAGACCCGTGAGATCCGCCCCTTCCGGATCGACATCCCTCAGGCGCGGCTCGACGACCTGCACACCCGCCTGGACCTCACCCGCTGGCCGGACGAGCTGCCGGACGCCGGCTGGGAGTACGGCGCCTCCCTGCCGTATCTCCGCGATCTCGCCGCGTACTGGCGCGGTGCCTACGACTGGCGCAAGCACGAGGCCGCCCTCAACGAGCTGCCGCAGTTCGTCACCGAGATCGACGGCACCCAGGTGTACTTCCTGCACGTCCGCTCGTCCCGGCCGGACGCGCTCCCGCTGATCCTGACGCACGGCTGGCCGGGTTCGATCGTCGAGTTCCTCGGTGTGATCGGCTCGCTGAGCGAGGACTTCCATCTGGTGATCCCGTCCATTCCCGGCTTCGGCTTCTCCGGGCCGACGCGCGACAAGGGCTGGAACGTCAACCGGGTCGCCCGCGCCTGGGCGGAGCTGATGCGCAGGCTGGGCTACGAGCGCTACGGCGCCCAGGGTGGCGACCTGGGCGCGCTGATCTCCCCAGCGCTCGCCCGGGTCGCTCCCGAGTCCGTGGCCGGTGTCCATGTGAACGCCGCCTCGGTCGGGTTCATCCCGCTCGGCCCGGTCGACGAGGAGGCGCAGCAGGGGCTGACCGCCCGCGAGCGGCAAAGCCTTGCGAGCATCGCCGAGTTCACCACGGACGGCTTCGGCTACAACGCCCTGCAGTCGACCCGTCCGCAGACGCTCTCCTACGCCCTCACCGACTCGCCCGTCGGCCAACTGGCGTGGATCATGGAGAAGTTCCAGGCGTGGACGCACTCCTCGGCCACGCTGCCGGAGGACGCGATCGACCGGGACACCCTGCTCACCAACGTGATGCTGTACTGGCTGACCGGCACGGCCGGTTCCGCGGCCCGCATGTACTACGAGAACAGCCATGTGCCGGACTGGTTCCCGACGGCGACCTCCGGGGTGCCGACCGCGGTGGCCAACTTCGGCGAGGACGTGGCGATCCGCCGCTGGGCCGAGCAGGCCAACACCCTGGTCCGCTGGACGGAGTTCGACCGCGGCGGCCACTTCGCGGCCCTGGAGGTCCCCGAGCTGCTGGCCGGTGACGTCAGGGAGTTCTTCGGCTCACTGCGGTGA